The genomic region GCTGCTGTAAGTCGCCGTCCTGATGCTGCATCAGCTGATGTAGCCAGTGCACCAGCTCAACATAAGGGTTACCACGCAGCTTACAAAAGGCGGTGGCACTTTCCAGCGAGGTAAATAACAGCGTATCCAGTTTGCCGAACAACACGGCACGGCTGATCTCTGACATGGTTTTTCTCAGTGGTAGTGATGCTGTTGATAAAAGAGGAATGACCCCAGCGGGCAGATACAAATGCCCACTGGGTTTGGTCAAATAAAAATATTATTTTTCCTGCACGTTTTCAAAGTTTCTGACAGGTAGAAAGAACAAATATGATGCGGTAAAAAATAATGCGCTGACTCGCAGAAAAATACTATCGTCAGATATAACCCCCAATAAATCAGAGACCCAATCTATTCCATATCTGAACACAATGTACTGAAAAATAATGAAAGGACAGATTGAAAAAAATAAAACAATCTTACTTACTTTTTTCACCACTATTTTTTTATATTTGAGAATATAAAAAGTAATAAATAAAATGAGAGAAAAACAATAATAAGCAATCAGAATCACGGATTGACTTTGAGAGAGAGTAAGGTCCTCGTACACTATTCGTTCTCCCTACTTAATTGATGAATACTGTAAAGCGTTATGCCATCAGCCATTCCCTCCAGTCCCAGTGACACTCTCCCCATATCTCGCCACCCACGGATATTATCCGTGTTAATGTGCCTGAATAAGCGAAAGGTATCCGGTTTGAGAACCAGTCTGCTCATGCCATATATTGAAAGGGATAAATCCACCGTAGCATAAGCTAAATCAGCATCTTTATCGCTGTAGCCGAGATGTCTGGCAACGCTTCGGTAACCTTCACGCAGATAGCCTGCCTTTTCCTTTCTGAAAAGAAGATAGTAGCCATTCTCATAAAAGTTATTTGCACCTTGAGCAATCAAAGGCGTCCCGAAAGTCGCACAGGCCATCCCTACTGAAGCAGCGCAAACGCCGAACCCGGCAAAAACTTGTGTGCCACCGCCAATAAATCCCACTTGTTTCACCAACAAATTTACCGCTCTGCCAATGCGCTCCTTTTTTATCGCCGCATATTGTACCATTCTGCCAGTCATTAGCTGAAACTGCTGCTGGCGCAGGTGCGCGGCCTCTTCGTTAAGGGTTTCAACCGCGCCGTTAAGAGACATACAGTTGATGCTGACTTCGCGGGTCACACCGTTAACCAGGGTGCTTATCTCCTGTAAGAAAGCCATACGCGCCCCGGCTGAAGGCAGGTATTGGAAAGCGGTGGCATGGCCAATTTCATAAAGTTGCTTTGCGGCTTTGTTCAAATTCTCGTTGCTGCGCACACTGTTAAACATGACATCTCCTTGTTATGTTTATAAAAAAAGTAACGAACTATATCACTTAACGCGCCGCAGGTTCTGTGCTGAAGATCAAATCGCTCCTGGGACGCGCCGTAGCCGGAGCGCCGAGCCAGCTGCTGTAGCCCAGCCGGGCAGGGCCACCGAGGGTGACGCCGCAGACCTCGTGCGCCGCCAGGGTCAGGCATATGTCCCAGACAAACTCAATGCCGAGATACTGACGAACCCAGTCGCACAGCTCGACCGCCCAGCGCTGGTCGGGCAGAAAACGACTGTAATTTTCCAGCGACAGCGGTCCCAGCCTGATGCGAAATTTATGCTGCACGTCGCGCACCGCCACCCCCAGAAACGCAGACTCGCCGAGCCGCGGCATGCGTCGCCCGGCACCCAGCCTGGCCCGTTCGCGCGCGTCAATGGGCTGCCAGTGCGGCACATTTTCTTCCAGTGCTACCGGCACCCGGAAGTAATGACTGAGGATCTTCCGCAAACCTTCCGCATCGCGGCCGTTACGGGTCAGGTGGCCCGCCACCGCGTAGCGCGCGTGGGTGCCGAGGCTGCCCTTTTCCAGCTGGCCGGGCTGGCCCATGCCGATCAGGCTGGCCAGATAACGTTCAAAATGATGATTATCTTCCCGATCCAGCGAGACAGTCGGCTGGGCATCGGCCCAGGCGCGATAGAACAGCAGCGTCAGGCGGTGATGAAACAGGTCGGCAAAGGCGGTCAGGCTGTGGTCCTGATGATGGTAAACCCGCTCGCGGGCGTATTCGGTCAGGTGTGTCGGCAGCGGGCCATTGGGACCAAACAGGCCAAAACTGCGGATGGTTATCTCATGCAGCGGGCTGTTTTCTCGCGCGGCGGCGTGCGCCAGCGTCGAGGGCGCAAAAACCAGCGAGGGTTCCTGCCCGATACGCAACGGTTCATGGCGCGGCAGCGGCGCACGCCCCAGCGGATAGCATTCACCCCCCTGCGCATCCAGACGCCGCAGCAGCTGGAACAGATCGTAACGCCAGGGCGTGTCGGTCACGCCCCCCCAGAACCCGTCCGGCAGGCGCGTGACGGCGCGAATGGTCAGGCTTTGTGCTGTTTCTTCACTCATATCAGCGCCCTTTTCCCCATCCGTGCAGGCCAGTATCCCACCTCACCGCGCTGCTGACTGGTCAGGGTCATCTCGGTGAAGGTGTTCATCGCCACCAGACGGGAGAACACCCGCTCCAGCACGCTGCCTAACAACCACGGGCTGGCACCGGAGAACGCCTCCTCATCGACGTTCAGCTCAATACCGATGCCGCGGGCAAAGACAATCGGCCCCGGTTCCGGCACACGACGACAGACTGGCCTGAGCTGACAGTGACGGATGCCGTCTATCTGTCGCGCCACCGGGGCATCAGCCAGGTTGGCATACAGCCCCAGCAGCTGGCGCAGCGCTGAAGCGCCCTGGCCGTCGTCGCCGTCCATCAGACTGAGGTAGTTCATTT from Erwinia tracheiphila harbors:
- a CDS encoding DUF4225 domain-containing protein, encoding MFNSVRSNENLNKAAKQLYEIGHATAFQYLPSAGARMAFLQEISTLVNGVTREVSINCMSLNGAVETLNEEAAHLRQQQFQLMTGRMVQYAAIKKERIGRAVNLLVKQVGFIGGGTQVFAGFGVCAASVGMACATFGTPLIAQGANNFYENGYYLLFRKEKAGYLREGYRSVARHLGYSDKDADLAYATVDLSLSIYGMSRLVLKPDTFRLFRHINTDNIRGWRDMGRVSLGLEGMADGITLYSIHQLSRENE
- the tssG gene encoding type VI secretion system baseplate subunit TssG, producing MSEETAQSLTIRAVTRLPDGFWGGVTDTPWRYDLFQLLRRLDAQGGECYPLGRAPLPRHEPLRIGQEPSLVFAPSTLAHAAARENSPLHEITIRSFGLFGPNGPLPTHLTEYARERVYHHQDHSLTAFADLFHHRLTLLFYRAWADAQPTVSLDREDNHHFERYLASLIGMGQPGQLEKGSLGTHARYAVAGHLTRNGRDAEGLRKILSHYFRVPVALEENVPHWQPIDARERARLGAGRRMPRLGESAFLGVAVRDVQHKFRIRLGPLSLENYSRFLPDQRWAVELCDWVRQYLGIEFVWDICLTLAAHEVCGVTLGGPARLGYSSWLGAPATARPRSDLIFSTEPAAR